From Acinetobacter suaedae, one genomic window encodes:
- a CDS encoding ABC transporter permease: protein MFAAMLRELRYLKCHKVDAFMAIIMPLLIIIFFTSMLSAGKAEHLPIAIVDQDQSQLSRQIIHNLSINPSLSVKTISSSQDEVEHMINNTQVWGFVFIPEGAEQRLVQAKNTQISMAYNQSFFSIGNTIASAMQSSTLNAIGDYLGNSYLANKIPYAEFPTPHVKVSMLYNPSMSYELFLEPFIVPAVLHLLLCCCIAFAIGQEFKRHTFAEWLGSTQIVSRFFGKILFYVLIFCFWTWCWMFWLTQVKGYFIAGSLSFLLSAQFVFYFAYAMMSSSVILATKDLPKSFGLIALYGGSSMSFAGVTLPLNNAPAFTQLWSMIIPFTPYAKLQTEQWVIGSDVIISVIPFIILLVFAVIFSLLSLRLLKKNVQEIHS, encoded by the coding sequence ATGTTTGCTGCAATGCTTCGAGAGTTGCGTTATTTAAAATGCCATAAAGTAGATGCATTTATGGCAATCATTATGCCTTTATTGATCATCATCTTTTTTACCAGCATGCTTTCGGCTGGAAAAGCTGAGCACTTACCGATTGCCATTGTTGATCAAGATCAAAGCCAGTTAAGTCGACAAATCATTCACAACCTCAGTATTAACCCAAGTCTAAGCGTAAAAACCATCAGTTCAAGTCAAGATGAAGTTGAACATATGATTAATAATACTCAGGTTTGGGGTTTTGTTTTCATTCCTGAAGGTGCGGAGCAGCGGCTTGTTCAGGCGAAAAACACTCAAATTAGTATGGCGTATAACCAATCTTTTTTTAGTATTGGTAATACCATTGCTTCAGCAATGCAAAGTAGTACCCTCAATGCCATTGGCGACTATTTAGGTAATAGTTATTTAGCTAATAAAATCCCTTATGCTGAATTTCCCACACCACATGTCAAAGTCTCTATGCTGTATAACCCCAGCATGAGTTATGAGCTATTTTTAGAACCGTTCATTGTTCCTGCAGTACTCCATTTATTGCTATGTTGTTGTATTGCATTTGCGATCGGGCAAGAATTTAAGCGTCATACCTTTGCAGAATGGTTAGGTTCAACACAGATTGTTTCTCGATTTTTCGGAAAAATTTTATTTTATGTGCTGATTTTCTGTTTCTGGACATGGTGCTGGATGTTCTGGCTCACCCAAGTCAAAGGCTATTTTATCGCAGGCTCACTTAGCTTTCTTTTGAGCGCTCAGTTTGTCTTTTATTTTGCCTATGCCATGATGAGCAGTAGCGTTATTTTAGCAACCAAAGACCTGCCTAAAAGCTTTGGTCTTATCGCACTTTATGGTGGCTCATCCATGAGTTTCGCTGGTGTAACACTTCCCTTAAATAATGCCCCTGCATTTACACAATTGTGGTCAATGATTATTCCTTTTACCCCCTATGCAAAACTACAAACCGAGCAGTGGGTCATTGGAAGTGATGTCATTATTTCAGTTATACCCTTCATTATTCTGCTCGTTTTTGCAGTGATATTTAGCTTATTAAGTCTTCGTTTATTGAAGAAAAATGTTCAGGAGATTCACTCATGA
- a CDS encoding FAD-binding protein gives MSILVIADHNNQTLNGATLNVVAAAQKIGGDITVLVAGSGAQAVADAAAKVAGVSKVLLADNAAYANQLAENVAGLVADIAKGGYKYVLAASTTTGKNLLPRVAALLDVSMITDIISVESANTFKRPIYAGNAIATVQSDEAIIVGTVRGTAFDAVAAEGGSAAVEAVAEANDAGISKFVSEEIVKLDRPELTAARIVVSGGRGVGSGENYHKVLDPLADKLGAAQGASRAAVDAGFVPNDFQVGQTGKIVAPDLYMAIGISGAIQHLAGMKDSKVIVAINKDEEAPINSVADYWLVGDLNTVVPELVSKL, from the coding sequence ATGAGTATTTTAGTTATCGCAGATCACAACAACCAAACTTTGAATGGCGCAACATTAAACGTTGTTGCGGCAGCTCAAAAAATCGGTGGTGATATTACTGTATTAGTTGCTGGTTCTGGCGCTCAAGCAGTTGCTGACGCTGCTGCTAAAGTTGCTGGCGTAAGCAAAGTATTACTTGCTGACAATGCTGCTTATGCAAACCAACTTGCTGAAAACGTTGCTGGCTTAGTTGCTGACATCGCGAAAGGTGGTTACAAATACGTATTAGCTGCTTCTACAACAACTGGTAAGAACCTTCTTCCACGTGTTGCTGCGCTTCTAGATGTAAGCATGATCACAGACATCATTTCTGTTGAATCTGCAAACACTTTCAAGCGTCCTATCTATGCAGGTAACGCAATCGCAACTGTTCAATCTGACGAAGCAATCATCGTTGGTACAGTTCGTGGTACTGCATTTGATGCGGTTGCTGCTGAAGGTGGTTCTGCTGCAGTTGAAGCTGTTGCTGAAGCAAATGATGCTGGTATTTCTAAGTTTGTTAGCGAAGAAATCGTGAAACTTGATCGTCCAGAATTAACTGCTGCACGTATCGTTGTTTCTGGTGGTCGTGGTGTAGGTTCTGGTGAGAACTATCACAAAGTACTTGATCCATTAGCTGATAAGCTTGGTGCAGCACAAGGTGCTTCACGTGCTGCGGTTGATGCTGGTTTCGTACCAAATGACTTCCAAGTAGGTCAAACTGGTAAAATCGTTGCGCCTGACCTTTACATGGCGATCGGTATCTCAGGTGCAATCCAACACTTGGCTGGTATGAAAGATTCTAAAGTTATTGTTGCAATCAACAAAGACGAAGAAGCGCCAATCAACAGCGTTGCTGACTACTGGTTAGTTGGTGATTTGAACACTGTTGTTCCAGAGTTGGTTAGCAAGCTGTAA
- a CDS encoding MBL fold metallo-hydrolase encodes MKLLKPILIALLFSAVTVHAESSSQLKQVPGYFLQPIGNLKVTALFDGEFGLPRSDLLGISSEKANQLFAESFVPVDEHNQIVTNFSAYLVQTPTQNILIDAGTAKCFGPSLGHVPENLKKAGVQPNQIDTVLITHAHPDHLCGISLDGKMLYPNAKVYLAKEDVDYWTSTRNEAKASNFFKPLFKMTRDALKPYQQAGQLVAFSKASFNVPNVQLITTHGHTEGHSSYLVDGQNGQKFLGLGDVVHYAAVQFPYPEASYKPDTDSKRAIAVRKNIFEQAYQNQWWIGAAHVAFPGIGHIGKNAKGYQWIPAQYRSEN; translated from the coding sequence ATGAAATTATTGAAGCCAATCTTGATTGCATTACTTTTTAGTGCCGTTACAGTACATGCGGAATCTAGCTCACAGCTAAAGCAGGTGCCAGGTTATTTCTTACAACCGATTGGCAATTTGAAAGTCACAGCTCTATTTGATGGTGAGTTTGGCTTGCCCCGTAGTGATTTACTAGGAATTTCATCAGAAAAAGCCAATCAGTTATTTGCAGAAAGTTTTGTGCCTGTCGATGAGCATAATCAGATTGTGACCAATTTTTCCGCTTATCTGGTGCAAACCCCGACTCAGAACATTTTAATTGATGCAGGCACTGCAAAATGTTTTGGTCCAAGCTTGGGTCATGTCCCTGAAAATTTAAAAAAGGCCGGTGTACAACCTAATCAGATTGATACGGTTTTAATTACCCATGCTCATCCTGATCATTTATGTGGAATTAGCTTAGATGGAAAAATGCTTTATCCTAATGCCAAAGTCTATCTGGCTAAAGAAGATGTGGATTACTGGACATCTACCCGAAATGAAGCAAAAGCTAGTAACTTCTTTAAACCTTTATTCAAAATGACGCGAGATGCATTAAAACCTTATCAGCAAGCAGGGCAATTGGTTGCTTTTAGTAAAGCTTCTTTTAATGTACCGAATGTGCAATTGATTACAACACATGGTCATACTGAAGGTCATTCTTCTTATCTGGTGGACGGACAGAATGGGCAGAAATTTTTAGGCTTAGGTGATGTGGTACATTATGCCGCCGTACAATTTCCATACCCTGAAGCCAGCTATAAACCAGATACTGATTCTAAACGTGCTATAGCAGTGCGTAAAAATATCTTTGAGCAAGCTTATCAAAACCAATGGTGGATTGGGGCTGCGCATGTGGCTTTCCCTGGGATTGGTCATATCGGTAAGAATGCCAAGGGGTATCAATGGATTCCAGCACAGTATCGTTCAGAAAATTAA
- a CDS encoding HlyD family secretion protein, with product MSQNQSPSNSERDTDNVKKVDETQTTNVVNEQASSTEQTKTTENTTPSNTQEPPAQPPQKGKAKIIGLIILFILFGLIAYGLWKAYQPQAVELQGRVEAETIHISTKVPSRIEEFYVTEGQVVKKGQALIRFVSPELEAKKEQAKAALQSAMAFQSTVYRGSQQENIETLYANWQALKTQAELAATTYKRGENLYQQGVISRQRRDEMLAAQTSARETAEASYQQYARAKRGSTEQQKSTADAQVAMAQAAVKEANALTEETKLYSPIDGTVSKTYGKPTELVATGVPVVSIIEDHEMWVSLNVREDMYESVYQNKTLEGFVPALNQKVTFKVKNIDVEGDFATIKTTRQTGGYDIRSFKFHLVPEQSIPDLKVGMSVLFKIKEAK from the coding sequence ATGAGCCAAAATCAATCACCATCCAATTCAGAACGCGATACAGACAACGTGAAAAAAGTGGATGAAACTCAAACAACTAACGTCGTAAATGAGCAAGCATCGTCAACAGAACAAACCAAGACTACTGAGAATACTACGCCATCGAATACGCAAGAACCACCAGCGCAACCACCTCAGAAAGGTAAAGCTAAAATTATTGGTCTCATTATTCTATTTATTTTGTTTGGCTTAATTGCATATGGTTTGTGGAAAGCATATCAACCTCAAGCAGTCGAATTGCAAGGACGTGTAGAGGCTGAAACGATACATATCAGCACCAAAGTACCAAGCCGTATCGAAGAATTTTATGTGACTGAAGGGCAAGTCGTTAAAAAAGGACAAGCGCTTATTCGCTTTGTGAGTCCTGAACTTGAAGCAAAAAAAGAACAAGCTAAAGCAGCCTTACAAAGTGCAATGGCATTCCAGTCAACAGTTTATCGTGGTTCGCAACAGGAAAATATTGAGACTCTGTATGCCAACTGGCAAGCTTTAAAGACGCAGGCAGAGCTGGCAGCAACAACCTATAAAAGGGGTGAAAACCTATATCAACAAGGTGTGATTTCTCGTCAACGCCGTGATGAAATGCTTGCGGCACAAACCTCTGCCCGTGAAACTGCCGAGGCATCTTACCAACAATATGCACGTGCTAAACGTGGTAGCACCGAACAACAAAAATCAACAGCCGATGCACAAGTCGCCATGGCACAAGCAGCGGTCAAAGAAGCGAATGCATTGACAGAAGAAACCAAGCTCTATTCACCTATCGACGGTACAGTATCGAAAACCTATGGCAAACCGACAGAATTAGTTGCAACTGGTGTACCTGTCGTCAGCATTATTGAAGATCATGAGATGTGGGTCAGTTTAAATGTCCGTGAAGATATGTATGAAAGTGTATATCAAAACAAAACTTTAGAAGGCTTCGTACCAGCACTAAATCAAAAAGTTACATTTAAAGTGAAGAACATTGATGTCGAAGGTGACTTTGCAACTATTAAAACCACACGTCAAACCGGTGGTTATGATATTCGCAGCTTTAAATTCCACTTAGTACCAGAGCAATCTATTCCAGATCTTAAAGTTGGAATGAGCGTACTCTTTAAAATTAAAGAGGCAAAATAA
- the gyrA gene encoding DNA gyrase subunit A has protein sequence MSVSEIRPIAIEDELKHSYLDYAMSVIVSRALPDVRDGLKPVHRRVLFAMHELGNDYNKAYKKSARVVGDVIGKYHPHGDSAVYETIVRMAQDFSLRYMLVDGQGNFGSVDGDSAAAMRYTEVRMQKLTHEILADLEKDTVDWEDNYDGSERIPQVMPTRIPNLLINGTTGIAVGMATNMAPHNMTEVVNACLAYANNPNISVEGLMEHITGPDFPTGGIIYGKSGIVDAYRTGKGRLHIRGKYHFEEDQKSGRTTIVFTEIPYQVNKAKTIERIAELVKEKKLEGISELRDESDKEGMRIAIDLKRGENAEVVVNNLFLHTQLQNSFSINMVCLDNGQPKLMNLKDIIAAFIRHRQEVVTRRTMFELRKARERGHILEGLTVALANIDEIIETIKTSANPAEARERLQAGEWAGGGVVALLEKAGAISVRPDEIEGEDPARPFGLTGDVYRLSPTQVAAILELRLHRLTGLEQDKLHAEYTEILGQIAELTAILNDFNLLMNVIREELALILQQYGDGRRTEIVESGVDFCREDLIPEEQVVLTVSQTGYAKTQPLSDYQAQRRGGRGKSATAMKDDDIIQHLIVASNHATVLCFTDVGKVYRLRVFEVPQASRGAKGRPIINLLPLDANEAVTAILPLTEFPENHYVFMATASGTVKRVELAQFSNIRANGLRAIELNEEDTLIGVAITDGNQQIMLFSNEGKAIRFAETDVRAMGRTAKGVRGMRVTLAAAVDSEDTDLDNDDSDDNDDSSDSNVLSRIVSLVVVPETGEVLCASANGYGKRTPVNDFPTKKRGGKGVIAIKTSERNGELVGAVSIDETKELMLISDGGTLVRTRAAEVAMTGRNAQGVRLIRLSDAETLVGVVSIDAVEVEDEDELELIEGVENPEVQTATSEEAAVEPKDDTPEA, from the coding sequence ATGAGCGTATCGGAAATCAGACCGATTGCCATTGAGGACGAACTCAAGCATTCATATCTAGATTACGCAATGAGCGTAATTGTATCTCGTGCATTGCCAGATGTTAGAGACGGTCTAAAACCTGTTCATCGTCGTGTATTATTTGCAATGCATGAATTGGGCAATGATTATAACAAAGCGTACAAAAAGTCTGCCCGTGTTGTCGGGGATGTGATCGGTAAATATCACCCTCACGGTGATAGTGCTGTATACGAAACGATCGTCCGTATGGCACAGGACTTTAGCTTGCGCTACATGTTGGTTGATGGTCAAGGTAACTTTGGTTCTGTCGATGGGGATAGCGCGGCAGCCATGCGTTATACCGAAGTCCGTATGCAAAAGTTAACTCACGAGATCTTAGCAGACTTAGAAAAAGATACGGTTGACTGGGAAGATAACTACGATGGCTCTGAGCGTATTCCTCAGGTTATGCCAACACGTATTCCAAATCTTTTAATTAATGGTACCACCGGTATTGCAGTTGGTATGGCGACCAATATGGCGCCACACAATATGACTGAAGTCGTGAATGCTTGTTTGGCTTATGCAAATAATCCGAATATTTCTGTTGAAGGTTTGATGGAGCATATTACGGGTCCTGATTTTCCTACAGGTGGTATCATTTACGGTAAATCAGGTATTGTGGACGCCTACCGCACAGGTAAAGGTCGTTTGCATATCCGTGGTAAGTATCATTTCGAAGAAGACCAGAAATCAGGTCGTACGACGATTGTCTTTACGGAAATTCCGTATCAGGTCAATAAAGCAAAAACCATTGAACGTATTGCTGAACTTGTCAAAGAAAAGAAACTCGAAGGTATTTCTGAGCTTCGTGATGAATCAGATAAAGAAGGGATGCGTATTGCAATCGATTTGAAGCGTGGAGAAAACGCTGAAGTCGTTGTGAATAATTTATTCTTGCATACTCAACTTCAAAATTCGTTCAGCATCAATATGGTTTGTCTAGACAACGGCCAGCCTAAATTGATGAACCTAAAAGATATTATTGCGGCATTTATTCGTCATCGCCAAGAAGTTGTGACGCGCCGTACTATGTTCGAATTACGTAAAGCACGCGAGCGTGGTCATATCTTAGAAGGGTTGACGGTTGCTTTAGCCAATATTGATGAGATTATTGAAACCATCAAAACTTCAGCAAACCCTGCTGAAGCGCGTGAGCGTTTACAAGCAGGAGAGTGGGCTGGCGGTGGTGTGGTTGCTTTGCTGGAAAAAGCAGGTGCAATTTCAGTTCGTCCAGATGAAATCGAAGGTGAAGATCCTGCTCGTCCATTTGGTTTAACTGGTGATGTTTATCGTTTATCACCGACACAAGTTGCAGCAATTCTTGAGCTTCGCCTACACCGTTTAACAGGTTTAGAACAAGATAAGTTACATGCTGAATATACTGAGATTTTAGGACAAATTGCAGAATTAACCGCAATTCTCAATGACTTTAACTTATTGATGAATGTGATTCGTGAAGAACTTGCTCTAATTTTACAGCAGTATGGTGATGGTCGCCGCACTGAAATTGTTGAGTCAGGTGTTGACTTCTGTCGTGAAGACTTAATTCCTGAAGAGCAAGTTGTATTGACTGTATCTCAAACGGGTTATGCAAAAACTCAACCGTTGTCAGATTACCAAGCTCAACGTCGTGGTGGTCGTGGTAAGTCCGCTACTGCAATGAAAGATGATGACATCATCCAACATTTGATTGTGGCGTCAAACCATGCAACTGTCTTGTGCTTTACTGATGTGGGTAAAGTTTATCGTTTACGTGTCTTCGAAGTACCTCAAGCATCTCGTGGTGCCAAAGGTCGTCCGATCATTAATTTATTACCTTTAGATGCGAATGAAGCTGTAACTGCAATCTTGCCGTTGACAGAGTTTCCAGAAAATCACTATGTATTTATGGCAACGGCCTCAGGTACGGTGAAACGTGTGGAATTGGCACAATTCAGTAATATCCGTGCCAATGGTTTACGTGCAATTGAACTGAATGAAGAGGATACCTTGATTGGTGTTGCGATTACTGATGGTAATCAGCAAATCATGCTGTTCTCGAATGAAGGTAAAGCAATTCGTTTTGCTGAAACTGATGTACGTGCAATGGGACGTACTGCGAAAGGTGTTCGCGGCATGCGAGTAACTTTAGCGGCTGCGGTGGATAGTGAAGACACAGATTTGGACAATGATGATTCGGATGATAATGATGATTCGTCTGATTCAAATGTATTGAGCCGTATCGTATCTCTCGTTGTTGTGCCTGAAACCGGTGAGGTGCTGTGTGCGAGTGCCAACGGTTATGGTAAACGTACTCCAGTGAATGACTTCCCGACCAAGAAGCGTGGTGGTAAGGGGGTAATTGCGATTAAGACCTCTGAACGTAATGGTGAGCTTGTCGGTGCGGTGTCAATCGATGAAACCAAAGAGCTTATGTTGATTTCTGATGGTGGTACTTTAGTCCGTACTCGTGCTGCCGAGGTCGCAATGACTGGGCGTAATGCACAAGGTGTCCGTTTAATTCGTCTCAGCGATGCAGAAACATTGGTTGGTGTTGTTTCAATTGATGCTGTTGAGGTAGAAGATGAGGATGAATTAGAGCTGATCGAAGGTGTAGAAAATCCAGAGGTGCAAACAGCAACTTCAGAGGAAGCTGCCGTAGAACCGAAAGATGATACGCCTGAAGCGTAA
- a CDS encoding electron transfer flavoprotein subunit beta/FixA family protein, producing MKALVAVKRVVDANVKVRVKPDNSGVDLTNVKMSINPFCEIAVEEAVRLKEKGTVTEIVVVSVGTKDAQEQLRSAMALGADRGILVETADEVGALEVAKILKGVVDAEKPELILLGKQAIDDDSNQVGQMLGALLGAGQGTFASEVKVDGGKVQVTREIDGGLQTVELGLPAIITTDLRLNEPRYAALPNIMKARKKPLDTKSPADFGVTTGTKLKTIKVEAPAERKAGVQVKSVDELVEKLKNEAKVI from the coding sequence TAAAGTTCGTGTTAAGCCGGACAATAGTGGGGTTGACCTTACTAACGTTAAAATGTCTATCAACCCATTCTGTGAAATCGCAGTTGAAGAAGCGGTTCGCTTAAAAGAAAAAGGGACGGTTACAGAAATCGTTGTTGTTTCAGTGGGTACTAAAGATGCGCAAGAACAACTTCGTTCTGCAATGGCTTTAGGTGCTGACCGTGGTATTTTAGTTGAAACTGCTGATGAAGTTGGCGCTTTAGAAGTTGCTAAAATCTTGAAAGGCGTAGTAGATGCTGAGAAACCAGAACTTATCCTTCTTGGTAAACAAGCGATTGATGATGACTCTAACCAAGTAGGTCAAATGCTTGGCGCTTTACTTGGCGCTGGTCAAGGTACTTTCGCATCAGAAGTTAAAGTTGATGGTGGTAAAGTTCAAGTAACTCGTGAAATCGACGGTGGTTTACAAACTGTTGAGCTTGGTCTTCCAGCAATCATTACAACTGACTTACGTTTGAATGAGCCACGTTATGCTGCGCTTCCAAACATTATGAAAGCGCGTAAAAAGCCGCTTGATACTAAGTCTCCTGCTGATTTTGGCGTTACAACAGGCACTAAACTTAAAACAATTAAAGTTGAAGCACCTGCTGAACGTAAAGCTGGCGTACAAGTGAAGTCTGTGGACGAGCTTGTTGAAAAATTGAAAAATGAAGCGAAAGTGATCTAA
- a CDS encoding helix-turn-helix transcriptional regulator, translating into MNIDSAGEIQAQHLHRSLVRLALADMARDYLCIRAKNQHGLSNIQVNQLHMGIILYGQQQIKLYSQQVNLSAGDLFIIKPDTVADTVNIPDPETGEYLTILLPMCEEVILAAQMIWAKPVTDKTDTILHFSINDFSPHLHEWQAALFEQDLVKARLCIAAILVQLCQQQCSDVLIVPPPKLSQQIYQWVFEHPQHQWQSSEIEARLGVSSATLRRKLSQEHSSLREIITHARLAYALELLYTNKLPMKTIAARSGYQSVATFRERFIRRYEVDPAILSLY; encoded by the coding sequence ATGAATATTGATTCTGCTGGTGAAATACAGGCACAGCATTTACATCGCTCTCTAGTCAGATTGGCCTTAGCTGATATGGCTCGTGATTATCTGTGCATTCGAGCGAAAAATCAGCATGGACTTTCAAATATTCAAGTGAATCAGTTGCACATGGGGATAATTTTGTATGGGCAACAACAAATAAAGCTGTATAGCCAGCAGGTGAACCTTAGTGCAGGTGATCTGTTTATTATCAAGCCAGATACAGTGGCTGATACAGTCAATATACCGGACCCGGAAACAGGCGAATATTTGACGATTCTGTTACCTATGTGTGAAGAGGTCATTCTCGCTGCGCAAATGATTTGGGCTAAACCAGTTACCGATAAAACCGATACGATTCTCCATTTTTCAATTAATGATTTTTCTCCCCATTTGCATGAGTGGCAAGCTGCTTTATTTGAGCAAGATCTAGTAAAAGCACGTTTATGTATAGCGGCAATACTGGTGCAGCTATGCCAGCAGCAGTGTTCAGATGTACTTATTGTTCCTCCTCCAAAACTCTCCCAACAGATTTACCAGTGGGTATTCGAACATCCACAGCATCAATGGCAATCTAGTGAAATTGAAGCTCGCTTAGGGGTAAGTAGTGCCACATTACGCCGTAAACTTAGTCAGGAACACAGCTCTTTAAGAGAAATTATCACTCATGCGCGTCTCGCCTATGCATTGGAACTGTTATATACAAACAAGTTACCAATGAAGACCATTGCAGCACGATCAGGCTATCAATCGGTTGCGACCTTTCGAGAGCGCTTTATACGGCGTTATGAGGTTGATCCTGCTATTTTATCTTTGTATTAA
- a CDS encoding ABC transporter permease, translating into MKSFFFYYKQTFKNIVKNNSVFTTLIASILMYSFFYPTAYKAQVAENIPIVIVDEEQSVLSSKIISQTANSPHIQIQAVTGNFLEAEQMVKNQKAEAILLLPENLSQSLRRGEMGGIGLYLSTAYFLQTKEAATGLATSIEYTLKEHLEKFGEASQFEIEMPIHDIPLFNTLSGYGSYIFPAVASLIIHQTILLGLAMLIASYREQGWSAQPVEFWAIFATILTISGLGSLYLYGFTFWLYEYPHGGNFWGMLLAVPIYVSCVIGLGMLLGSLVDMPERVGHLVVVTSIPLFLLTGAAWPHAAMPEWMQWFAWTLPSTHGVQMFVQLNQMGVPTSIVVPKLIYLSTVGAVLLALSYYRLVIIKPIKKEAK; encoded by the coding sequence ATGAAATCATTTTTCTTTTATTACAAACAAACTTTCAAAAATATTGTGAAGAATAATTCAGTGTTTACCACACTGATTGCGTCTATCCTCATGTATAGCTTTTTCTATCCAACCGCCTATAAAGCGCAAGTTGCAGAAAATATTCCGATCGTGATCGTTGATGAGGAACAAAGTGTTTTAAGCTCTAAAATTATTAGTCAAACTGCTAATAGCCCCCATATCCAGATACAGGCTGTCACAGGGAACTTCCTTGAAGCAGAACAAATGGTGAAAAACCAAAAAGCTGAAGCGATCTTATTACTTCCAGAAAATCTAAGTCAAAGCCTCAGACGCGGGGAAATGGGAGGGATTGGGCTTTATCTCAGTACGGCATATTTTTTACAAACTAAAGAAGCGGCTACAGGTCTTGCGACCTCGATCGAATATACACTGAAAGAGCATTTGGAAAAATTTGGAGAAGCCTCCCAATTTGAAATTGAAATGCCAATCCATGATATTCCATTATTTAACACTTTATCAGGTTATGGCAGTTATATTTTCCCTGCTGTTGCCAGTCTAATCATTCATCAAACTATTTTGCTTGGTTTAGCCATGCTTATTGCGAGTTATCGCGAGCAAGGCTGGTCTGCTCAACCCGTTGAGTTTTGGGCAATATTTGCAACCATCCTTACAATTAGTGGTTTAGGAAGCCTTTATTTATATGGTTTCACGTTTTGGCTATATGAATATCCACATGGAGGGAACTTTTGGGGCATGCTCCTCGCAGTTCCTATTTATGTGAGTTGTGTTATCGGTCTTGGCATGTTACTTGGTTCACTCGTCGATATGCCTGAACGCGTTGGACATTTGGTAGTCGTCACTTCTATTCCTTTATTCTTATTGACTGGCGCTGCATGGCCACATGCAGCCATGCCTGAATGGATGCAGTGGTTTGCATGGACTTTACCATCTACACACGGTGTCCAAATGTTCGTTCAACTCAATCAAATGGGTGTACCCACCTCGATCGTTGTACCCAAACTTATTTACCTCAGCACAGTTGGCGCAGTCTTATTAGCACTATCCTATTACCGTTTAGTCATCATAAAGCCAATAAAAAAGGAAGCTAAATAG